The segment CGCCGACCGCCACCCGATCCGTCCCCGCCCGACGGACAATGGCCAGGACCGCACCGGACGCAGAAAGGGCCCCGAGCCGATGACTCCCCCCGCCGACGACCGCACCCCCACCGAGGCCCCGGGCGGCGGCGCCCGCGTCCTCGTCGTCGACGACGAGCCCGCGCTGCGCGACGCGCTGGAATCCAGCCTCGCCTTCGAGGGCTACCAGGTCACCACCGCCACCGACGGCTACGAGGCCCTGGCCGCCGTCGAACGCGACCGGCCCGACCTGGTACTGCTCGACATCATGATGCCCCGGATGGACGGCCTCACCGCCGTCCGCCGGATGCGCTCCCGCGGCGACGCCGTCCCCGTCCTGATGCTCACCGCCCGCGACGCCGTCGGCGACCGCGTCACCGGCCTCGACGTCGGCGCCGACGACTACCTCGCCAAGCCCTTCGAGCTCGACGAACTCCTCGCCCGGGTCCGCGCCCTGCTCCGCCGCAACGCGCTCGCCGCCGAAGCCGCCGCCCGCACCGCCGCCGACGAGGACGGCGGCGAGGTGCTGGCCTTCGCCGACCTGCGGATGAACACCGCCACCCGCGAGGTCACCCGCGACGGCACGCCCATCGAGCTCACCCGCACCGAGTTCATGCTGCTGGAGATGTTCCTCTCCCACCCGCGCCAGGTGCTGACCCGCGAACAGATCCTCAAGGCCGTCTGGGGCTTCGACTTCGAACCCTCCTCCAACTCCCTCGACGTCTACGTCATGTACCTGCGCCGCAAGACCGAGCAGCACGGCATGCCCCGGATCATCCAGACCGTCCGCGGCGTCGGCTACGCGCTGCGCGCCGCGACCGGCGCCGCGGCGTGAAACTGATCGGCCGGCTCACGGGGTGGTTCCGCGGCAAGTCGCTGCGGAGCAGGCTGGCCATGCTCACGGCTGCCGCGGTGGCGGTGGCGATCGCGGTCGCGGCGGCGGCCTGCTGGTTCGTGGTCAAGGACCAGTTGGACAAGCAGGCGCACACCGTCCTGGCGGACGCGCCGGCGGACCCGATCATGCTGCCGCCCGGCCTGATCGACCAGAACGGGACCAAGCAGCTCCCGGTGGCGTGCGGGACCACGCCCGCCCAGGCCCAGGCCCAGGCCGAGAAGGAGTGGCCGACCAACGGCGGCCACGGCCGGTACAACCGCTGGCCCAGCGAACTGGTCTCCCCCAGCGGCAGCCAGGTGTGCCTGCCGTTCGGTTCGGGCAGCGGCATCATCACCACCCCCGGGGACCTGGACGCAATCGGCACCAACGGCTTCACCGTCCGCGAAGGGTCCTTCGTGGACGGCAACTCGGCGCTGGTGCGGGTCAGCACGGTGTCGGTCAACAACGAGCGGTGGGTGCTCCTGACCGCCACCTCCACCCAGAGCATCGACGACTCGCTGCGGCAACTCGCCCTGGTGCTGTCCTGCGTGGCCCTGGCCGGTGTCGCCGTGGCCGGTGTCGCCGGTCGGGTCGTCGCCCGCTCCGCGTTGAAGCCCGTCGACCAACTCACCGACATGGTCGAGCACATCGCCCGTACTGAAGAAGTCGGGACCACCATCCCCGTCCACGGGAAGGACGAGATCGCCCGGCTCTCCACCTCGTTCAACTCGATGTCGACCGCGCTCGCCAACTCGCGGGAGCGGCAGACCCGGCTGATCGCCGACGCCGGGCACGAGTTGCGCACGCCGCTGACCTCGCTCCGGACCAACGTGGACCTGCTGATCCGGTCGGACGCGCAGGGGCGGGCGCTGCCGGCCGAGACGCGGGCGCGGATGCTGGGGAACATGAAGGCGCAGATGCAGGAGTTGACCGTGCTGATCGGGGACCTGCTGCAGTTGTCCCGGCCGGACACGCCGAATCCGGAGGCGGTGCGGACGGTGGTGCCGTTCCACGAGACGGTGGGGCGGGCGCTGGAGCGGGGGCGGTTGCGCGGGCCGTCGCTGGTGTTCGAGACGGACGTGCGGCCCTGGTACGTGCACGGGGACCCGGCGGCGCTGGAGCGGGCGGTGATCAACCTGCTGGACAACGCGGTGAAGTACTCGCCGCCCGCCGGGACGATCGAAGTGTCGCTGCGGGAGGGGCGGTTGACGGTCCGGGACCACGGGCCGGGGATTCCGGCGGAGGAACTGCCGTACGTGTTCGACCGGTTCTGGCGTTCGCCGTCCTCGCGCCAGCTGCCGGGTTCGGGGCTGGGGCTGTCGATCGTGGCGCAGACCGTGCAGGACACCGGCGGGCAGGTCTCGCTGGGCCCGGCTCCGGACGGCGGCCCGGGGGCGCAGGCGGTGGTGCTGCTGCCGGGGCAGCCGGCCGAGCCGCGCTGAGACGCACCGGGACGTGCCGGGACGTGCCGGGGACGGGGCACCGGAGTGCCCCGCCCCCGTTGCTGCGGTGGTGTCAGCTGTTGTCCTGGCCGATGCCGATGACCTTGATCCGGTCGGCGGCCGGCGGCGCGATCGGGGCGCTCGCCGAGCTGTGGCTGGTCAGGTAGGCGTTGAACAGGTCCAGGTCGGAGGCGCCGACCAGCTTGTCGGTGCCGGCCGCGAAGGCCGGGAAGCCGTCGCCGCCGCCGGCCAGGAACTCGTTGGCGGCGACCCGGTAGTCGGCGGCCGGGTCGATCGGGGCGCCGTTCAGGCGGATCGAGTCGACGACCACGCGGGCCGCGCCGGCCTTGTTCAGGTCGAGGGTGTAGTGCAGGTTGTCCGAGATCTGCAGGACCTTCGGGGACGCCTCGTTGGAGCCGGAGACCTGCTGCTGCAGGACCTGCACCAGCTGGGCGCCGGTCAGCGTCTTGACCTGCATCATGTTGGTGAACGGCTGGACGGCGAACGCCTCGCCGTAGGTGACCACGCCGTCGCCCTCGGCGCCGGTGGCCTTGTAGACCAGGTCGGCGCGGATGCCGCCGGGGTTCATGAACGCCACCTGCGCGCCGCCCTTGTCGGCGGCCGAGAGGCCGGCCAGCTGGGCGTCGGCGATCAGGTCGCCGAGCGGCTTCTCCAGTGCGGTGGAGCCGCGGCCGTTGATGTCGGCGGTGATGTAGCCGGTGGCGCGGTTGGCGATCGGCGCGGCCAGCTTGCTGTACCGGTCGAGCAGCGCGGTGAGGTCCGGCGCCTTCGGCACGTCGCGGCGGACGACGTGGTTGGCGGCGCTGACCGACGGACGGACGATGCTGCCGGTGCGCTTGTCCAGCTTGAGGTCGATCTCGGTGTACAGGCGGCCGAACGAGGCGGCGCTGGTGACCGAGCGGGGCACGCCGTTCGGGTCCGGGATCATGCAGGCGTACGAGTTGTGGGTGTGGCCGGTGACGATCGCCCCGACGGCCGGGTCGATGTTCTTGGCGATGTCCACGATCGGGCCGGAGATGCCCGCGCCGGCCGCGCCGCAGTCGTAGTTGTAGACGTTGCTGGCGGGCAGGCCGCCCTCGTGGATCAGCGCCACGATCGAGTTGACGCCCTGCCGCTTGAGTTCGGCGGCGTACTTGTTGATGGTGGTGACCTCGTTGCCGAACTTGAGGCCCTGCACGCCGGCGGCGGTGACGATGTTCGGGGTGCCCTCCAGGGTCACGCCGATGAAGCCGACCTTGACGCCGCGAACGTTCTTCACCCAGTACGGCTTGAGCAGCGTCTTGCCGGTCTTCTCGCTGGTGACGTTCGCCGCCAGGTACGGGAAGTCCGCGCCCTCGAACTTGCGGCCCTTCTCGTAGCAGCCGTCGGTCGGGTGGCAGCCGCCGTTCTGCATCCGCAGCAGCTCGGCCGAGCCCTCGTCGAACTCGTGGTTGCCCACCGAGGTGACGTCGAGGCCGATCTCGTTCATCGCCTCGATGGTCGGCTCGTCGTGGAACAGGCCGGAGACCAGCGGGCTGGCGCCGATGATGTCGCCGGCCGCGACGGTGAGGCTGTTGGCGTGGCCCTTGCGGGCGTCGCGCAGCGCGGTGGCCAGGTACTCGACACCGCCGGCGGGGGTGGCGACGGTCTTGCCGGTGGCCGGGTCGATCTCGTTGATCGTGCCCGAGGAACCGGCCGGCGGCTCCAGGTTGCCGTGGAAGTCGTTGATGGCGAGGAGCTGCAGGTCCTCGTACTTGGGCTTGTCGTGGCCGTGGCCCCGGCCGTGGGCCTCGGCGGTGGCCGGGAGGGCCATCGTGCCGAAGAGGGCGGCGGCCGCGGCGACCGCGAGGGCGGTCGAGCGGCGGCCGGTGGAACCGGAAATGGGCATGGCTGTCCCCTGGACCGTCGGGGGCCGCGGCTGTGCGGCCTGGCGTTGTCTGGGTGCAGCCTAGGGTCAACGCGCGTAGCTGTCAGGAACCTGCGAGTAACGAGCTGGTATCCGCAGGCTGACGAAACGTTTGCCGACCCTCGGTCAGCCCCCGGGCCGGGCGCTCAGATCCGCGGCTGCGCCGCCAGCTGCTGGTCGGCCCGGTCCCGCTCGGCCACCGCGTCCTCGGTCATCGCGCGGTCGGTGTACACCAGCGGCTTCTCGGCCTCGGTGATGATGTGCTTGACCACCTGCACGTTGCCGTTGACGTCCCACACCGCGATGCCCGGCGACAGCGTCGGGATGATCTCCACCGCCCAGCGCGGCAGGCCCAGCACCCGGCCGGTGGCCCTCGCCTCGTCGGCCTTCTGCATGTAGATCGTCCGCGTGGAGGCCATCTTCAGGATCGCCGAGGCCTCCTTCGCCGCCGCCCCGTCCACCACGTCCGACAGGTGGTGCACCACCGCCACGAAGGACAGGCCCAGCCGACGGCCGAACTTCAGCAGCCGCTGGAACAGCTGCGCCACGAACGGGCTGTTGATGATGTGCCAGGCCTCCTCGACCAGGAAGATCCGCTTCACCCGGTCCGGCCGCAGCCAGGTGTGCTCCAGCCACACCCCGACGATCGCCATCAGGATCGGCATCGCGATCGAGTTCCGGTCGATGTGCGACAGGTCGAAGACGATCAGCGGAGCGTCCAGGTCGATGCCCGCCGAGGTCGGGCCGTCGAACATCCCCCGCAGGTCGCCGTCGACCAGCCGGTCCAGCACCAGGGCCACGTCCAGGCCCCAGGACTGCACCTCGCCGACCTCCACGCCCAGCGACTCCACCGCCGACAGGTCGGGGCTGCGCAGCGTGTCGATGATGTCGTTCAGCACCGGCTGACGGTCCTTCACCGTCGCCAGCACGTACGCGTGCGCGGCCTTCAGCGCGAACCCGGCCCGCTCCTCCAGGCCGCGGCCCATCGCCACCTCGATGATGGTGCGCAGCAGCGACAGCTGGCCGGTGGTGGTGATCGCCGGGTCCAGCGGGTTCAGCTTCACGCCGCCGTCCCGGGCCGCCAGCGGGTCCAGCCGGATGGACTTTATCCCCAGCGCGTTCGCGATCAGGTTCCACTCGCCGACCCCGTCCTCGCCCTGCGCGTCCAGCACCACCACCTGGCGGTCGCGGAACCTCAACTGCCGCAGCACGTACGTCTTCTCCAGCGCCGACTTGCCGTTGCCGGACTCCCCCAGCACCAGCCAGTGCGGGGCCGGCAGCTGCTGGCCGTACAGCTGGAACGGGTCGTAGACGTAGCCCTTGCCGCTGTACACCTCGCGGCCGATGATCACCCCGGAGTCGCCCAGGCCGGGCGCCGCCGTCGGCAGGTACACCGCCTGCGCCTGGCCGCTGGAGGTGCGCACCGGCAGCCGGGTGGTCTCCACCCGGCCGAACAGGGTGCTGGTGAAGGAATCGGTGAGCTTGCCGAGCATCTACGGGCCTCCGGGGGTCAGCGGCGTCAACGACGTCGGCGGCGTCAGCGGCGGATGCCGGTGGCGAACGGCAGGGTGTTGGCGAACGCCCGGTGGTGCTCGCGGTCGCACCACTCCAGCTTCAGGTAGCTCTTGCCCGCCGACGCCCGGATGGTGCGCTTGTCCCGGGCCAGCGCCTCCGGGCTGCGCGAGGACACCGTCAGGTACCCCACCAGGTTCACCCCGGCCGCGCCGGACGCCAGGTCGTCGCCGCGCTGGTCCACCCGGCCGGTGTGCGCCAGGTCGCGCGGGTCCACCGTGCGGTTCATCTTCGCCGCCCGGCTGGCCTCCGCCTCGTCGTTGGTCTTCTCGGTCAGCATCCGCTCGATCGCCACGTCGGTCGGCTCCAGGTCCATGGTCACCGCGACCGTCCGGATCACGTCCGGCGTGTGCACCAGCAGCGGCGCCAGGAAGTTCACCCCGACCGGCGTCAGCGGCCACTCCTTGATCCACGCGGTGGCGTGGCACCACGGCTCCCGGGTCGCCGCCTCGCGGGTCTTCGCCTGCAGGTACTGGGTGTGGGTGGCGTCCAGCTCGGCCGGCCAGGCGTTGCGCCGGCTCATCGCCTGGATGTGGTCGATCGGGTGGTCCGGGTCGTACATCGAGTGGATCAGCGACGCCAGCCGGGCCTGCCCCAGCGGCTGCCGCACCCGGATGTCCGCCTCCGCCAACCGGGCGCAGATGTCGGTCAGTTCACGCGCCATCACGGTCGCCAGGCCGTCGTCCGACCGGTCCCGCTTCTCGCCCCGCCCGTACGCGGTGCGCCCCATCGCGTGCGCCTCGGCCGCCAGGTCCCGGGTGTAGTGCATGCACGCCACCAGGTACGCCCGGTGCTGCTCCGAGGAGGTCGACACCATCGACTGCAGCTGGTCGTAGCTGTCCTGCAGCCAGCGCGGCGCCTCGTGGCTGCCGCGCCGCTCCACGTCCTTGGCGTGCGCGTCCGGGTCGGCCGGCAGGGTGCGGGCCAGGATCTGCAGCCGGGTCACGAAGCCGTCGCCGTTGGCCACGTGCTTGAGCAGCGTGCCGAACCGGTCGACCAGCGCCTCCTGGTCCTCCGAGTCGCGCAGGCCCACGCCCGGGCCCTCGATCTCGATCGCCGCGGTCACCGTCCGCCGCTCCAGGTGCATCAGCACCGCGACCTCGTCCGGACCGAACGGCGCGGCCAGCCAGCGCAGCCGCCCCACCCCCGGCGGCGGGCCGACCTCCACCTCGCGCCCGTCCAGCCGCGTCCCCGCCTCGTGCACGTCCGGCTTCCACACCGCCCGGCCGCTGCGCACCGTGCGCCGGAACGTCCGGTTGATCTCCACCCACTTGTAGAACGTCCGCCGCCGGTACGGCACGTACACGGCCATGATCGCCAGCAGCGGGAAGCCCACCAGGCCCGCGATCCGCAGCGGCAGCAGGCTCGGGATCAGCCCCCACACCATGCCCAGGCCGGCGCCGGCGATGATCAGCACGATCTCGCCGTTCTCCCGGTTGCGCCCGATCGGCGCGTTCGGCCGCGCCTTGCCGATCAGGTAACTGCGGCGCTGCTGGGCGTACTGGGTGCCGTACTGGCCGAACTGTTCGCTGCTCATCTCCCCGTCACCCTCCCTTCGGGTTGTTGACCGGAGCCTGGACCTGGGCCTGCGCGGGCGGCGCCGCCGGACGGGGGGCGTTCGCCGGCCGGGACGCGTGCGCCGCGATGCCCGCGCCCGCCCCGCCGCCGCCCGCCGGGGCGCCACCGCCGCCCCCGCCCTCCGCGCCACCGCGCGAACCGTGCGTGGAGATGCCCTGCTTCACGAAGTTCGCCGGGCCGTTGATCATCGCGCTGCCGGCCTGCACCGCGCCCGCCCGGGCGTTGCGCATCGCCATCAGCTCGTCACCGAAGCCCGGCACGAACCGGTACACCGCCGCGCTGGCGAAGATCGACAGGAACAGGATCGCCAGCCCCGCCAGCACCCGGCTGAAGTCGTCGTCCGCCCCCGCGCCGGTCGCCACCGCGCCCGCCAGCCCCAGGATGATCACCACGATCGGCTTCGCCAGGTCCACCGCCAGCATCATCGCGGCCCACCGGCGGACGTGCTTCCACATCTGCTTGTCCACCAACCCCGCGTACACCGCCGTCCCCAGCAGCGCGCCCACGTACAGCATCGCCGCCCGGATCACCAGCTCCACCCAGAGCACCGCCGCGGCCAGCACCGCCACCAGCGACACCAGGATCAGGATCAGCGGACCGCCGCCGATGCTCCCCTTCTCCAGGGTGTCCGCGAACCCGCCCAGGTACGTGCCGGTGTCGGACTTCGTCCCCGCCGCGATCGCGTCCGTCAACCCGTCGGTGACCGTCACCACCGTGTACAGGATCAGCGGCGTGAACGCCGAGGCGATCACCGTCAGCCACAGGAACCCGACCGCCTCGCCGAACGCCTGCCCCAGCGCCGCCCCGCGCACCGCGCGCTTCGTCACCGCCAGCAGCCACAGCACCAGCGTGATCACCGTCGAGACCGCGAACACCACCGCGTACTGCTGCAGGAACGCCGCGTTCGTGAAGTCGACCTTCGTCGTCCCGTCGATCGCCCCCGACAACTGCCGCACCACCCACGCCGCCGCCTGCGCGCACCCCTTCGCCAACGACCCCAGCGGGTCGGTGACCCCGGAGACGGTGCCGGACCCGGGGATCACGGTGGCCCCGGGCGGGGCGCACAGCTTGTCGGCGCCCGGTACCGGCACGTCCACCGTGCAGGACGGCTGGGGGGTGGGTGACGGGGTCGCCGCGGCGGCTGCCCCGCTCACCGCGAAGAACGCCAACTGGAGCGCGGCGGTCGCTCCGGCCAGGGCCGCGGCACGACGGCCGAGGCCTCTGCCGGCTCCGTCAGCGTGCATAGCGGAAACCTCCGAACTGCTGGACGGCACCCGTGATCTCCTCCGAGGTCGCGGCCTTCTGATCGGCGGGCAGCGGGGCCGGGCCTGCCTTCCGGCTGTAGTCGATGATCTTCCAGTCGGTTCCGGTCCAGCGCATCGTGATGCCGAGCGTGTACCAGTTCTCGCTGACCGGGATCTCCGAGGTCTTGCCGGTCAGTCCCACCAGCGAGTTGCACCACACCTCGACCGCGGTGCCGGTGTCCGAGTAGTTCACCAGGTTCGTGCCGATCGGGACGGTGCGGCTGATGAATGTCAGGTTCCGCGGCGCCCTGCCCTGCGCGTCCAGCCCGTAGCGCGCGTTGGTCTCCGGCGTGAACGCCTGGTCCAGGCGGGTCTGCAGGGCCGGCAGGGCGGTGGGGTCGGCGACGGTGGCCAGCACGGTGCGGCGGCTGTCGGTGCGGAACATGTCCGCGGAGCCCAGCGCCACCGCGTAGTTGGCGGCGGCGGACTGCGCGCCCTGGTCGGTGTGCGGGTAGCCGGTGCCGATGCCGTTGGACGTGGTGGCGACGGGCTGCTGGCCGCTGGCGGCGGTGCGGTCGGGGGAGGCGGCGGCGCCGGGGGCGCGGTCGCCGGAGGTGCTGGTGCCGTCGCGGTCGACCGCGGGCTTGTCCCGGTTGGCGACGGCGACGGCGACCACCAGCAGGGTGACGATGCCCAGGACGGTCAGGAGGGTGCGCAGCGGCCGGGCCTGACGCCCCGTCGCGGGGGTGGTCTGTTCGGCGACCGGTAGCCGCGTACGGGTGTGCGGCTGGTCGTCGGACAACGGCACGGGGCCCTCCTGGTGGGCGCCGCCGCGCGGGGCGCGCGCGGCGGCGTGACGGGTGCTCGGCGGAGAAGTGCGGGGCGGCGGGCCGGCGGACCGGATCAGCGGCGCCGGAGGGTGAGTTGTCCGATCGTCAGATGGCCATGCCGTACACAATGGTGAACAGGGTGCCGAGCGAACCGATGATGAACACGCCGGTCAGGCCCGCGACGATCAGCCCCTTGCCCTGTTCGGCGCTGAAGGTGTCGCGCATCGCGGTGGCTCCGATCCGCTGCTTGGCGGCGCCCCAGATGGCGATGGCCAGGCAGACCAGGATCGCCACCGCCATCACGACCTGGACCATCACCCGGGCCGAGGAGCCGAGCGTGGCGAACGGGCCCCAGTCCGGGGCGATCCCACCGATGATGGTGTCGATGTTGGCCTTCTTGGGCGGATCCTCCGCCAGGTACCGGATCACTGTGCTGTCCACGTTCAGGTCCATCCCATCTCACCGCCCGATCAGGAAAATTCAAGGCCCCGGACCACGGTCGAGCGAAGGGGCAGGTCCTATTCTTGGCCAGATCTGACGTCGACTTGGCTGCTTCTCGCGGATTGCTCGTGGCTGGACCGGACGCTCCGCCAGGATGTCCGGTGGTTCCAAGGATACTTCCCGCCCGTGGTATCTGTGATGATTGCACCGGGCAATTGCGTAACAGGACATGGCCGCTGACGTTCCGTCGGGATGGTGCTGGATGGTGCTCCGGAAGGCTCGGCTGGCAGGTGCCGCGACGGTGGTGCTGGCCATCGGCTTCGTGGGTGTGGTGACCCTCGGGACGTATGCGGCCAGTGGGGTTCCCGAGTCCTCCTCGGCCGCCCTCGGACTGTCCGGCGGAACGGTGCCGGCCGCCTACCGGCCGCAGATCCAGAAATGGGGCGCGCTCTGCCCGGAGATCTCGGCGCCGATGCTGGCCGCCCAGCTCTACCAGGAAAGCGGTTTCGACCCGGCCGCGAAGAGCCCGGCAAAGGCCTACGGGATGGCCCAGTTCCTGGAGGGGACCTGGGCCACCTACGGGACGGACGGCGACGGCGACGGCAAGCAGGACATCTGGAACGCCTTCGACGCGATCGCCTCCGCCGCCACCTACGACTGCGCGCTGGCCCGGGACGTGGCCAAGGTCCCCGGCGACAAGCAGTCCAACATGCTGGCCGCCTACAACGCCGGGCCGTACGCGGTGATCGAGCACAGCGGGATCCCGCCCTACAAGGAGACCCAGGGCTACGTCCGCAGCATCCAGGCACTGGCGAAGTCCTTCACCGCGCCGGCCGACCCGGGCGTGCAGCTGGCGCTGTCCAGGGAGGCGACCGGGGCGATCTGGTTCGCGCAGAGCAAGCTGGGCACCGACTACCTGTGGGGCGGCACCGGACAGGCCTGGGAGAACGGGCGGTTCGACTGCTCGGGCCTGACCAAGATCGCGTACGAGAGCGTGGGCATCGAACTGCCCCGGGTGGCCAACGACCAGTGGTACGCCGGCCCGCACCCCTCCCGGGACCAACTCCGCCCCGGCGACCTGGTGTTCTTCGCCAACGACCTGGAGGACCCGCGCACCATCCACCACGTCGGCATCTACGTCGGCGGCGGCTACATGATCGACGCGCCGCACACCGGGGCCAAGGTCCGCTACGACACCATCGACCAGCGGGACTACATCGGGGCGACCCGGGTCACCCCGGACGGCGCCGCCGCGCTGCCCGACCGGAACCTGAACGACGGCACCATCACGAAGAGCGAGACGCCGAAGGTCGACTGACCGCGGCCCGCCCCGCCCCGCCCTGCCCTGCCCTGCCCCGGCGGTCGGATCCGGTCTCGGCATGTGCATGCGCGGTGGACAGTCAGTCAATTTTCCATAACGGTACGTTTCGACGGAAACCGCGGCGGCCTTGATCGCGTTGACTGGGGAGGCTGCCGGTCGTCCGCACCCGGAAGCACCACGACCTGGGACCACTGCGG is part of the Kitasatospora cineracea genome and harbors:
- a CDS encoding response regulator transcription factor, encoding MTPPADDRTPTEAPGGGARVLVVDDEPALRDALESSLAFEGYQVTTATDGYEALAAVERDRPDLVLLDIMMPRMDGLTAVRRMRSRGDAVPVLMLTARDAVGDRVTGLDVGADDYLAKPFELDELLARVRALLRRNALAAEAAARTAADEDGGEVLAFADLRMNTATREVTRDGTPIELTRTEFMLLEMFLSHPRQVLTREQILKAVWGFDFEPSSNSLDVYVMYLRRKTEQHGMPRIIQTVRGVGYALRAATGAAA
- a CDS encoding sensor histidine kinase, yielding MLTAAAVAVAIAVAAAACWFVVKDQLDKQAHTVLADAPADPIMLPPGLIDQNGTKQLPVACGTTPAQAQAQAEKEWPTNGGHGRYNRWPSELVSPSGSQVCLPFGSGSGIITTPGDLDAIGTNGFTVREGSFVDGNSALVRVSTVSVNNERWVLLTATSTQSIDDSLRQLALVLSCVALAGVAVAGVAGRVVARSALKPVDQLTDMVEHIARTEEVGTTIPVHGKDEIARLSTSFNSMSTALANSRERQTRLIADAGHELRTPLTSLRTNVDLLIRSDAQGRALPAETRARMLGNMKAQMQELTVLIGDLLQLSRPDTPNPEAVRTVVPFHETVGRALERGRLRGPSLVFETDVRPWYVHGDPAALERAVINLLDNAVKYSPPAGTIEVSLREGRLTVRDHGPGIPAEELPYVFDRFWRSPSSRQLPGSGLGLSIVAQTVQDTGGQVSLGPAPDGGPGAQAVVLLPGQPAEPR
- a CDS encoding bifunctional metallophosphatase/5'-nucleotidase, with protein sequence MPISGSTGRRSTALAVAAAAALFGTMALPATAEAHGRGHGHDKPKYEDLQLLAINDFHGNLEPPAGSSGTINEIDPATGKTVATPAGGVEYLATALRDARKGHANSLTVAAGDIIGASPLVSGLFHDEPTIEAMNEIGLDVTSVGNHEFDEGSAELLRMQNGGCHPTDGCYEKGRKFEGADFPYLAANVTSEKTGKTLLKPYWVKNVRGVKVGFIGVTLEGTPNIVTAAGVQGLKFGNEVTTINKYAAELKRQGVNSIVALIHEGGLPASNVYNYDCGAAGAGISGPIVDIAKNIDPAVGAIVTGHTHNSYACMIPDPNGVPRSVTSAASFGRLYTEIDLKLDKRTGSIVRPSVSAANHVVRRDVPKAPDLTALLDRYSKLAAPIANRATGYITADINGRGSTALEKPLGDLIADAQLAGLSAADKGGAQVAFMNPGGIRADLVYKATGAEGDGVVTYGEAFAVQPFTNMMQVKTLTGAQLVQVLQQQVSGSNEASPKVLQISDNLHYTLDLNKAGAARVVVDSIRLNGAPIDPAADYRVAANEFLAGGGDGFPAFAAGTDKLVGASDLDLFNAYLTSHSSASAPIAPPAADRIKVIGIGQDNS
- a CDS encoding ATP-binding protein — encoded protein: MLGKLTDSFTSTLFGRVETTRLPVRTSSGQAQAVYLPTAAPGLGDSGVIIGREVYSGKGYVYDPFQLYGQQLPAPHWLVLGESGNGKSALEKTYVLRQLRFRDRQVVVLDAQGEDGVGEWNLIANALGIKSIRLDPLAARDGGVKLNPLDPAITTTGQLSLLRTIIEVAMGRGLEERAGFALKAAHAYVLATVKDRQPVLNDIIDTLRSPDLSAVESLGVEVGEVQSWGLDVALVLDRLVDGDLRGMFDGPTSAGIDLDAPLIVFDLSHIDRNSIAMPILMAIVGVWLEHTWLRPDRVKRIFLVEEAWHIINSPFVAQLFQRLLKFGRRLGLSFVAVVHHLSDVVDGAAAKEASAILKMASTRTIYMQKADEARATGRVLGLPRWAVEIIPTLSPGIAVWDVNGNVQVVKHIITEAEKPLVYTDRAMTEDAVAERDRADQQLAAQPRI
- a CDS encoding SCO6880 family protein gives rise to the protein MSSEQFGQYGTQYAQQRRSYLIGKARPNAPIGRNRENGEIVLIIAGAGLGMVWGLIPSLLPLRIAGLVGFPLLAIMAVYVPYRRRTFYKWVEINRTFRRTVRSGRAVWKPDVHEAGTRLDGREVEVGPPPGVGRLRWLAAPFGPDEVAVLMHLERRTVTAAIEIEGPGVGLRDSEDQEALVDRFGTLLKHVANGDGFVTRLQILARTLPADPDAHAKDVERRGSHEAPRWLQDSYDQLQSMVSTSSEQHRAYLVACMHYTRDLAAEAHAMGRTAYGRGEKRDRSDDGLATVMARELTDICARLAEADIRVRQPLGQARLASLIHSMYDPDHPIDHIQAMSRRNAWPAELDATHTQYLQAKTREAATREPWCHATAWIKEWPLTPVGVNFLAPLLVHTPDVIRTVAVTMDLEPTDVAIERMLTEKTNDEAEASRAAKMNRTVDPRDLAHTGRVDQRGDDLASGAAGVNLVGYLTVSSRSPEALARDKRTIRASAGKSYLKLEWCDREHHRAFANTLPFATGIRR
- a CDS encoding bifunctional lytic transglycosylase/C40 family peptidase; this translates as MVLRKARLAGAATVVLAIGFVGVVTLGTYAASGVPESSSAALGLSGGTVPAAYRPQIQKWGALCPEISAPMLAAQLYQESGFDPAAKSPAKAYGMAQFLEGTWATYGTDGDGDGKQDIWNAFDAIASAATYDCALARDVAKVPGDKQSNMLAAYNAGPYAVIEHSGIPPYKETQGYVRSIQALAKSFTAPADPGVQLALSREATGAIWFAQSKLGTDYLWGGTGQAWENGRFDCSGLTKIAYESVGIELPRVANDQWYAGPHPSRDQLRPGDLVFFANDLEDPRTIHHVGIYVGGGYMIDAPHTGAKVRYDTIDQRDYIGATRVTPDGAAALPDRNLNDGTITKSETPKVD